A window of Aurantibacillus circumpalustris genomic DNA:
ACTTTTAATTGGAAGCGGTTTGTTTTTACACATTCTCATAGATGCGTTTACAGCCTATGGGACGGGCTGGTTTGAGCCCTTTAGTCATTACCGGGTAAGTTTTAACACCTTGTTTATACTCGATCCTTTTTTATCTCTACCTATGATAGTAGCGAGTGTCGCCCTATTAATTGTAAAAAGAGATGCGGAACAAAAAAGAAAACGGATTGCTTTATTTGGATTATACCTGAGTCTTTTTTATTTGACGATTTGTACTTGCATAAAACTTTATGTGAACAAAACGATAGAGCAAGATTTAAAATCTAAAAACATTTCTTACCAATCTTATCTTGCAACACCAACACCTATGAATAATATTTTATGGTATACAGTTGCAAAAAGCGGCTCAGGATTTTATATCGGCTATTATTCAATTCTTGATAAAAACCCTACTCTCACTTGGGAATTTTTCGAAAAAAATGACTCACTCTTACAACCATTTAAAAACAACCAAGAGATTGAGTGTCTGACCCGCTTTTCAAAAAACTATTATTGTGTTCGGGAAAAAGGTGGCTCATTGAATTTCAGTGATATTCGCTTCGGTCAAATTGGTGGATGGTACGCACCGCAAGCTCCATTTGTGTTTAATTTTGATTTGACTCTTCAAAAAAATAACAAAATTAATTTACAACAAGGCCGGTTCAAATCCATCAATAAAAAAGATTTCGAATTATTAATCTCCAGAATCAAAGGGATTGAGAACTAGTGTAAACGCAAAGGCGAAGATACAGAGAGTTTAGAAAGGATTGAAAAAAATAACTCTGTGCCACTTCGCCTCTGTTTCTCAGTGTTGAAAATTACCGGATTTAAAAAAACACAGTAATGAAATACAACGTTTACGAACCTTCAAAAAATCTATCAAAATATATACGCTGCTTCTGGAGTTTAGAAAGCTTGGATTCAGACAATCAAAACGAAAAAGAACGCGTTTTTCCAGATGGGTGCTCAGAGTTAATTTTTCACTTCCATGATTTATTTTTAATACACTATACTAATAAAGCACCTGAATTACAGGGTCGAAGCTTTATACACGGGCAGTTAAAAAAATATATGGAATTAGAAGCTACAGGAAAAATCGGTGTCTTTAGTGCAAGATTTCATCCTTACGGATTAAAATCTTTTGTAGATTTTGATGTGAATACCATTACCGGAAAAACGATTGCAATTAAAGACATATGGAAAAAAGATGGAGAAGAGCTTGAAGATAAAATACGCTCATGTGAAACTGATAAAGAGCGTATTTTAATAATTGAAGCGTTTCTTAGCTCTAAACTTAAAGAGCCTGAAGAAAAAGAAAATAAGATTGCTGACTGTGTAAATTTAATTATTGAAACGTCGGGAGGAGTAACTATTGAAGAACTCTACAAAAAAAGCAACTTAGGCAAACGACAATTCGAACGAAAATTTATTTCAACGGTTGGTCTAAGTCCCAAAGTGTTGTCCCGAATAATTCGTTTTAATAAGGTTCTCAGTTTAATTGAGAATAAGGATTTTACCAGTCTTACATCCGTTGCATATGAAGGGGGTTTTTATGACCAATCACATTTTATTAAAGACTTTAAAGATCTTACAGGCTTAAACCCGAAGCGCTATTTTTCCGAAAACATGGATCTGGTTAAATTTTTTAATTTATAGAAGATGACGTTTTTTTACAATTTGGAGAATAAAAATTAAAACACTTTTGTGTTTAAAATACTAATACAATTATGGAAAAAAACAAAACAATTTGCATACTGGCAGTAACTTGCTTTTTAATTTCATGTTCAAATGAAACAAAAAACACTTCTGATATAGGAAAAATGACAATTGACCAAGCCTCCTGGATACTTGGTAAATGGCAGAATGTAAGTATTGAAGGAAGTGTTTCAGAACACTGGGACAAATTAAATGACAGCACTTATAGTGGCCGGGGTTTATTTATTCAAGGAAAAGACACCCTATCAAAAGAAATTCTTTCCCTTGAACAACACGGCGTTGACTTATATTATATTCCAACAGTAAATAAACAAAACGATGGTAAGGCGGTAAATTTCAAACTAAGCTCTATGAAAGAAAACGTAATGGTGTTTGAGAATCCAAGCCATGATTTTCCACAGAAAATAACGTATAACAAAATCACATCAGACTCTCTTGTGGCAACTATTTCAGGAATGGTGGAAGGAAAGGAACGCTCAGAGTCTTTTCCAATGTCTAGAGATAAATAGTGAAAATAAGCCGTGAATTAAAATCAGGTATTCTTAGTCGAAAGATTGAGAATCCTTTTTAGAAAGCTCAACCAATAAAGCATACTGCTCAGGTGAAAGATCGTTGTAATAATAATTAATGGGATTTACCTTTTCACCATTACGAATAACTTCATAATGAATATGCGGCGCGGTACTTAAACCTGTGCTTCCGACGTAACCTATTAACTGGCCTCGCATTATTTTTTGACCAGCCCGCGTGGCGATTTTACTCATATGTCCATAAAGCGTCTTGTAGCCAAAACCATGATCAATTACCACATGATTTCCATAACCTTGCGCCAAATTATCTGCTCTTTCCGTAACGCCATCTCCGGTTGAATAAATAGGGGTTCCTTGTTCAGCAGAAAAATCCATTCCTGGGTGAAACTCTTTTGTTTTATAAATAGGATGGGTTCTCCAGCCAAAACCACTTGTTACTGCATGAGCCAGATCTTTTTGGTTAATTGGCATAATTGCGGGTATAGAGGCAATTAATTTTTCTTTGTTTTTCGCCAGATTTACAACTTCATCATAAGATTTCGATTGTACATAAATTTGCTTGGATAGACGGTCCATTCGTTCTGTAACAGACTTTAATAAGTCACTATTCTCATAATTATCAAAAATTGAGTATTTATCGCTTCCACCTGAACCACCATAGCGCATAGACTTTGGTAAAGGGTCACTTTCAAAAATTGCCCTGTAAATGTTATCATCCCTATCTTCTAGATCCTTTAAAACCTCTTCTGCCTGATTCATTTTCTTGTTTAATAAATCATATTGCAAGCGGAGTGCTTCAATCTCTCTTTTCCCCTTTTTTTCGGTTGGAGAAGGCAAAAACTGCCTGGCCAGCATGATGGAAACAGTGGCAAAAACTAAACCCGTTGCTACATAGGACGAAAATTGCCAAAAACGTTGTTTAAAGGTAACTTTTACCTTTTCGTAGGTGAGAGACTTTGTATTAAACCTATACTTAACTTTTGACATTTGTAAGGTCTAAATATAGTCATTTAACAAAAAATAAAATAGAAAAATCTCCTCCAATTCATAGCGCAGTGATAGTACATTATTCTATGCCATTTCGCGCCTTATTTGAGCGCGATCTAATGAAAACTATTCTTACAAATAGCAATCAATTTATTATCTTCGCGCTTTATTTTAAAGGTATATGGACTCTAATAAAGTACGTCAAACATTTCTTGATTTTTTTAAAAGCAAAGGGCATCACATTGTGCCTAGTGCTCCTATGGTGGTTAAAGGTGATCCTACACTAATGTTCAATAATAGTGGAATGGCGCCTTTTAAAGACATTTTTTTGGGAAACTCCCCAATTAAATACCCTCGCATAGCAGACACACAGAAATGTTTACGTGTGAGTGGAAAGCATAACGATCTTGAAGAAGTTGGAGTAGACACTTATCACCACACCATGTTTGAAATGCTTGGTAATTGGAGCTTTGGCGACTATTTTAAGAAAGATGCCATTAGCTGGGCCTGGGAGTTGCTTACAGAAGTGTACAAAATAGATAAAGACCGCTTGTATGTGACAGTTTTTGAAGGCAGTAAAGAAGAAGGACTTGCTTTTGACCAAGAAGCTTATGATACTTGGAAACAATTTGTAAACGCAGACCGCATTTTAAACGGAAACAAAAAAGATAATTTTTGGGAAATGGGCGATATGGGTCCATGTGGCCCTTGCTCAGAAATACACTACGATGGCAGAAGTGATGTAGAACGCTCTAAAATTACGGGGGCTTCGCTTGTAAACAACGATGATCCACAAGTGATCGAAATTTGGAATAACGTTTTTATGGAGTTTGAGCGTAAGGCCGACGGCTCTCTTATAAAACTTCCAAAACAACATGTGGATACTGGAATGGGCTTTGAACGCTTAGTACGTGTATTGCAAGGAAAACAAAGTAATTATGATTCAGATGTCTTTACGCCACTTATTCACAAAATAGAAGAACTGAGCGGACTGCGTTACAAACCAGAAGAAGAAGACAAGCATAAAAAACAATTGCTTATCAATATTGCCATGCGTGTGATTGCGGATCATATTCGTACCATATCCTTTAGCATTGCAGACGGACAATTACCTGGCAACACCGGAGCCGGATACGTTATTCGTAGAATTTTACGCAGAGCTATTCGTTATGGGTATCAAACATTAAATTTAAAGGAACCCTTTATGTACCGCATAGTGCCAACTTTGGCGCACCAAATGGGTACAGCTTTCCCAGAGTTACACTCGCAAAAAATTCTTATTGAAAAAGTAATTAAAGAAGAGGAAATTTCTTTTTATAAAACTCTAGATGTAGGCTTAAAACGCATTGATCAAGTGTGTATTGATACAACTGCAGCCAACAAACAAGTTATTGACGGAAAAATAGTTTTTGAATTGTACGACACCTTTGGATTTCCAGTAGATTTAACTTCATTGATCGCGAGAGGATACAACCTGAGTATTGATGAAAAAGAATTTGATCATTATCTGAACGAGCAAAAAAACCGTTCACGTGCAGCTACAACAATAGACACCGACGATTGGATGTATGTGGAAGAAAATCGTGGTTTAACAGAGAGTCAGGAAAAAGAAACAGAATTTATTGGTTATAGTGATTTGGAATGTGAGGCGGTTATTATTCGTTACAGAAAAGTAAAAGCTAAAAACAAAGAACACTATCATCTCGTGTTAAATAAAACACCATTTTATTCTGAAAGTGGCGGACAGGTTGGCGATACAGGTGTTCTAGCGAATGTAAATGAAAGCGTTTTTATAACAGATACAAAAAAAGAAAACGGGGTTATTATTCATTATTGCGATAAACTTCCAATTAAACTAAATGCAACGTTTAACGCGAAGGTAAATACCGAAAAACGACTTTATACCAGTAATAATCACTCTGCTACTCACCTACTCCATGCTGCATTGCGCAACGTGTTAGGAACGCACGTAGAACAAAAAGGTAGTTTGGTGAACGATGAACATTTACGTTTTGATTTTTCTCATTTCTCAAAAATAAGTGATGAAGAAATTAACCAGATTGAAAAAATGGTTAATACAAAGATTCGTGAAAACATTACTTGCAAAACAGAACTGATGCCAATTGAGGATGCCAAAAAAACTGGTGCTATGGCACTCTTTGGTGAAAAATATGGCGATGTTGTGCGAGTAGTAACCATCGATAAAAACTACTCAGTAGAGTTATGTGGCGGAACACATGTTTCGGCAACGGGACAAATAGGTTATTTTAAATTAACCAGTGAAGGGGCTGTAGCGGCTGGTATTCGACGTATTGAAGCGATTACGTCAATTAAAGCAGAGGAGTTTTTCGACAATCAAACCAAATTAATTGAAGAAATAAAAGTATTACTTAAAAATCCACGTGATATATCAAAAGGACTTACAAGTTTAATTGAAGAAAATAACACCTTGCAAAAAAGCTTACAATCTTTGTATAAAGAAAAAGCTGCAGGCATAAAAAAGGATCTGATAGCAAAAATTGAAAAAAAGGGTGATGTGAATTTTATAACCCACTTCATTCAATTTGATAGTGGAGAAGAAATTAAAAATCTTTTATTTGAACTAAGAAACGAAGTGCCCAATTTATTTTGCGTTTTAGCCGCTGAAGTAAATGGAAAACCAAGTATTTCAGTAATAATAAATGATACGCTCGTAAAAGAAAAAGGCTTTAATGCAGGTAATATTGTGCGCGACTTAGCCAAGGAAATAAATGGTGGTGGCGGCGGTCAGCCTTTCTATGCTCAAGCTGGTGGAAGTAAACCAGAAGGTTTAAAAAGCGCTCTAGATAAGGCAGCAAATCTTATATAATTTAGATTTACAAAAAAAGGAGAGATACATAGTACCTCTCCTTTTTCAATTTGTATAGATTGAACTAGTTCGAAGTTAATTTATTTCTTAAAGCATAAATTTTTGAAGAAATAGAATTAAACTTATCCGGAGTCATTTCAGTTGGTTGCTTAATAGCTTTAATTTCATCATTAATAGGTGTTAAATCCTTAATAAGTTCAGCACATTCTTTTTTGTCTTTATAGTCACCTAACAAATTAATAAGGTTCCCAAGGTGTAAACGTTGCTCCCACAAATGTTTGTGTGATTTTTCAATTGATGCCGGATCTGTAAGTTGACCACTAATTTTGCATGTTAAATATAAACTTTCTAACCAACTTCCAGCAAATACGGTAGCAGCAGTATAAACACGTTCGTTGGTTCTCAGGTAAGAATCGCTCTTTACAAAAATCTCATCCAAAATTTTAAATAAACTATCCTTACTGTTTAAATTAGATTCTGCTCTCTTACCAACCATCATGTCCACAGCACCTTTTAAACCAAGAGCGTCGCTCAACATTAAGATGTTTTTCATATACTGTAATACGTCAGGGCCTTTATCACAAGTCATAGCGTAAGCCATGTCAATGTTATATACACCCAAATTAATACTTCTTTGATATTCGGTAGTGTACTTTGATGTGTTTTTTGGGTTATTTAGAATACTGTTATCATATGGGACTCCCCATGTTCCCAATTCCTGCATAGAAGTAGCAGGTGACGGGATATTTGCAATTGCAAAATCAAATTTAAATTTAGTTGTATCGTCAACGGTAACAGCAATTGTATCCTGCTCTATTGCAGACAGATCTGCCGATTCTCCATGATTTTCAGTTTCTTTTGAACCGCCACATGCAGTTAACAATAAAGCCGTAACGCTAAGGGTAATGAATTTGTGTGATAATGTCATTTTATTTAAATTTAATAGGAACAAAAATAACTTAATTTTTTTAATGGCAAATTTATTTAATGCAAACCGTTCAAAATAACCTTAGTTCCTTTTAGGTACAATCATGCAGGTAAACCTGCAAACACAGCACAATTCAGCATTTTGATCAGAAATCTTGATATCCCAAACATGTACCTTACCTCCAATTTTAATTGGCGTACAAACCGCCGTTACCAGGCCTTCCGTTACTGATTTAACGTGATTAGCGTTTATCTCTATGCCAACTCCGATAAAAAGCTCACGGTTAACAACACACCAGCTGGCAACACTTCCAATAGTCTCGGCTAAAGCTACAGAAGCGCCTCCGTGTAATAGTCCAAAAGGTTGCTTCGTTTTATTATTAACCGGCATTGTGGCAATTAAAAAATCAGATCCAACTTCTGTGAAATTTATTTCAAAGAAATCCCCTAGCGTATTCTTGCCAAGTTCATTGATTAATTGCGTTGTAACTTCTCCTTTCCAGATACTCATAGCATAATTCAAAATAATAGGCTTAAATTTAAACATTCGTTTGAAACAATTCACTCTAAAAATATTGCTCTTGTTACATTTTTTAAATTTACCAGCGTTATTTAAAGGTCAAGCTACTTCCAGTATACATCAATTTAAAGCCAACAGTATTGAAGGGAAAATTATTGATTTAGCAAGCTTCAAAGGAAAAAAATTACTTATTGTGAATACGGCGAGTGAATGTGGCTTCACCCCACAATTTAAAGAATTACAGAAACTCTACGATACCTATAAGGACAAGAATTTTACCATTATCGGGTTTCCATCTAATGATTTTGGAAAACAAGATCCTGGAAATAATTCAGAAATTAAATCGTTTTGTGAACGAAATTATGGTGTAACATTTTTAATGATGGAAAAAATTGAAGTAAAAGGTGACAACATGCATCCGATATACAGATGGTTGACATCTAAATCAGAAAACGGTGTTATGAATTCTAAAGTACGATGGAATTTTCAAAAATACATGGTTGATGAAAATGGCTATTTAGTAGATGTAGTTTCACCTCCAAAAAGTCCAAATTGTAAAAAAATTCTTAAGTGGTTGGATACACCAAAGAATCAGTCTTCAAAATAATACACTTTTATTTGCACAGAAGGCTTTAGAAAATCAATTTTACTTATACTAATGCGGTGTGCATTTATGCCTGTTCTCTTCTTAATATCCTCAATCAGTAGAGTTTGGTTTTGTGATTGAATTAAATCCATGTTATCGTAATTAATTATCTGAATAGCTTCTTTTTTGAATAACACCTTACTTTCTAATAAATAAGCCAATACAATAATTGTACTGTTTATTAATATTAAAAAAATGTATTCGTAGCTATCGCTTGCGTTTTTCACCTTGGTTACTGCGCTTATTAAACCAATTGCAATTACTAAAAACAAATACGACATGTCCTTTATACTGATATCTTCGGTACGGTAACGTAACATACTAAACACGGCAAAAAGGCCGAAAGCCGCACCCATGCTTAAATCAACCTTATTGAGTAAAAAGCAAATCAAAAATATAACCAGATTGAAAATAAAAAAAGTAAAAAATAGTTCTAGACGCTTGTAAACGTGAAAGTATACACCACGTACCAAAATAAAAACTGAGACAAAATCTATTAATAAGCGATAAAATAATTTTAAAGAAACTTTTTGAAGCGCCTCTAAATTACTTATTTCAACAAGTTCTTGTGCCTGAAGTACTGCGAATAGATGTGTCATTTTACTATTATATTTTAATATTATTTAAATGAGTAAACCAGTTTTTTAGTTGCTATTAAATTATTGTTAGCGTCAAAGGTTTTTTTCTCTGTTCGAAGTCCTTTATAATTATACGAATAAATGGTTTTCCTGATCTGCTTTCCGTTTTTATCAAATACTAACTCAACTGTTTTTTGAGAGATATCATTATATTTTAAGACTTTTCTTTCAAAAAGCAAACTCTTTTCATCGTAATCTAATTGTTCAATTACATTCCCCTCATAATTGTACTTATAACGTGACATTGAAGAAAGAACACCCTCTTCGTTGTATCTGACTTCTTCAATCAATAAACCTTCAGAATTAAAACTCAAGCGCTCGTCTTTTACAGTTTTAAGGCCGATTGTTTTTGTGCTAGAAATAGTTTTTATGCCATGCTTTTTTATTTCCTTTTTTTTTTGCGCTGTTGAACAAAAAAAGAAAAGAACAGTGGCAACAACTAAAAGATATTCCTTTTTCAACATGAGTTAATTATTAGTGTCACAAAATAAACCAATTGAACCAGTTTTTACAAGTTAAGATTTCTTGCTTTCCAATTCAAGAATAGCTCCTTCAAAATTTACGCAATCAATTTT
This region includes:
- a CDS encoding metal-dependent hydrolase; its protein translation is MDSITHTVIGACLGEVIAGKKLGKKAMLIGALANNLPDIDVITTFWTSPAKELLVHRGITHSILFAVIASYLLALAFKKLIKNEEVSLKQWLLLIGSGLFLHILIDAFTAYGTGWFEPFSHYRVSFNTLFILDPFLSLPMIVASVALLIVKRDAEQKRKRIALFGLYLSLFYLTICTCIKLYVNKTIEQDLKSKNISYQSYLATPTPMNNILWYTVAKSGSGFYIGYYSILDKNPTLTWEFFEKNDSLLQPFKNNQEIECLTRFSKNYYCVREKGGSLNFSDIRFGQIGGWYAPQAPFVFNFDLTLQKNNKINLQQGRFKSINKKDFELLISRIKGIEN
- a CDS encoding helix-turn-helix transcriptional regulator; the protein is MKYNVYEPSKNLSKYIRCFWSLESLDSDNQNEKERVFPDGCSELIFHFHDLFLIHYTNKAPELQGRSFIHGQLKKYMELEATGKIGVFSARFHPYGLKSFVDFDVNTITGKTIAIKDIWKKDGEELEDKIRSCETDKERILIIEAFLSSKLKEPEEKENKIADCVNLIIETSGGVTIEELYKKSNLGKRQFERKFISTVGLSPKVLSRIIRFNKVLSLIENKDFTSLTSVAYEGGFYDQSHFIKDFKDLTGLNPKRYFSENMDLVKFFNL
- a CDS encoding DUF6265 family protein, with amino-acid sequence MEKNKTICILAVTCFLISCSNETKNTSDIGKMTIDQASWILGKWQNVSIEGSVSEHWDKLNDSTYSGRGLFIQGKDTLSKEILSLEQHGVDLYYIPTVNKQNDGKAVNFKLSSMKENVMVFENPSHDFPQKITYNKITSDSLVATISGMVEGKERSESFPMSRDK
- a CDS encoding M23 family metallopeptidase, coding for MSKVKYRFNTKSLTYEKVKVTFKQRFWQFSSYVATGLVFATVSIMLARQFLPSPTEKKGKREIEALRLQYDLLNKKMNQAEEVLKDLEDRDDNIYRAIFESDPLPKSMRYGGSGGSDKYSIFDNYENSDLLKSVTERMDRLSKQIYVQSKSYDEVVNLAKNKEKLIASIPAIMPINQKDLAHAVTSGFGWRTHPIYKTKEFHPGMDFSAEQGTPIYSTGDGVTERADNLAQGYGNHVVIDHGFGYKTLYGHMSKIATRAGQKIMRGQLIGYVGSTGLSTAPHIHYEVIRNGEKVNPINYYYNDLSPEQYALLVELSKKDSQSFD
- the alaS gene encoding alanine--tRNA ligase; this encodes MDSNKVRQTFLDFFKSKGHHIVPSAPMVVKGDPTLMFNNSGMAPFKDIFLGNSPIKYPRIADTQKCLRVSGKHNDLEEVGVDTYHHTMFEMLGNWSFGDYFKKDAISWAWELLTEVYKIDKDRLYVTVFEGSKEEGLAFDQEAYDTWKQFVNADRILNGNKKDNFWEMGDMGPCGPCSEIHYDGRSDVERSKITGASLVNNDDPQVIEIWNNVFMEFERKADGSLIKLPKQHVDTGMGFERLVRVLQGKQSNYDSDVFTPLIHKIEELSGLRYKPEEEDKHKKQLLINIAMRVIADHIRTISFSIADGQLPGNTGAGYVIRRILRRAIRYGYQTLNLKEPFMYRIVPTLAHQMGTAFPELHSQKILIEKVIKEEEISFYKTLDVGLKRIDQVCIDTTAANKQVIDGKIVFELYDTFGFPVDLTSLIARGYNLSIDEKEFDHYLNEQKNRSRAATTIDTDDWMYVEENRGLTESQEKETEFIGYSDLECEAVIIRYRKVKAKNKEHYHLVLNKTPFYSESGGQVGDTGVLANVNESVFITDTKKENGVIIHYCDKLPIKLNATFNAKVNTEKRLYTSNNHSATHLLHAALRNVLGTHVEQKGSLVNDEHLRFDFSHFSKISDEEINQIEKMVNTKIRENITCKTELMPIEDAKKTGAMALFGEKYGDVVRVVTIDKNYSVELCGGTHVSATGQIGYFKLTSEGAVAAGIRRIEAITSIKAEEFFDNQTKLIEEIKVLLKNPRDISKGLTSLIEENNTLQKSLQSLYKEKAAGIKKDLIAKIEKKGDVNFITHFIQFDSGEEIKNLLFELRNEVPNLFCVLAAEVNGKPSISVIINDTLVKEKGFNAGNIVRDLAKEINGGGGGQPFYAQAGGSKPEGLKSALDKAANLI
- a CDS encoding hotdog fold thioesterase, giving the protein MFKFKPIILNYAMSIWKGEVTTQLINELGKNTLGDFFEINFTEVGSDFLIATMPVNNKTKQPFGLLHGGASVALAETIGSVASWCVVNRELFIGVGIEINANHVKSVTEGLVTAVCTPIKIGGKVHVWDIKISDQNAELCCVCRFTCMIVPKRN
- a CDS encoding glutathione peroxidase, giving the protein MLHFLNLPALFKGQATSSIHQFKANSIEGKIIDLASFKGKKLLIVNTASECGFTPQFKELQKLYDTYKDKNFTIIGFPSNDFGKQDPGNNSEIKSFCERNYGVTFLMMEKIEVKGDNMHPIYRWLTSKSENGVMNSKVRWNFQKYMVDENGYLVDVVSPPKSPNCKKILKWLDTPKNQSSK
- a CDS encoding DUF4956 domain-containing protein, whose translation is MTHLFAVLQAQELVEISNLEALQKVSLKLFYRLLIDFVSVFILVRGVYFHVYKRLELFFTFFIFNLVIFLICFLLNKVDLSMGAAFGLFAVFSMLRYRTEDISIKDMSYLFLVIAIGLISAVTKVKNASDSYEYIFLILINSTIIVLAYLLESKVLFKKEAIQIINYDNMDLIQSQNQTLLIEDIKKRTGINAHRISISKIDFLKPSVQIKVYYFED